One stretch of Roseivirga sp. BDSF3-8 DNA includes these proteins:
- a CDS encoding pinensin family lanthipeptide: MKRKKMNLSTLQVESFQTGLSDKGSREIAGGSKDPSLYNCTYNEYCVTNFGPGEPIC; the protein is encoded by the coding sequence ATGAAACGAAAGAAAATGAACCTGAGCACCCTGCAGGTAGAGAGCTTCCAAACAGGCCTGTCTGACAAGGGCAGTCGTGAAATAGCCGGCGGGAGCAAAGACCCCAGTCTCTATAACTGCACCTATAATGAATACTGTGTGACCAACTTCGGACCAGGAGAGCCTATTTGTTAG
- a CDS encoding DUF6596 domain-containing protein, translating to MNGEAVRKSLNRTRSRIREKNMPLRVPFAMQSRERLASVHQVLYLMFTEGYSATRGAELLRRDLCLEALRQVAALLQQPDIANGATHALYALMLFTVARFDARTDSEGGMIELARQDRSLWDRKVIQSGISHFLVAKKDNLWGRYHYEAAILSLHATAAHFHETDWEAIVRLYDAYLQVDNSPFVRLNRALALHFGGNTATALKEAKQLDELKDHLQYLISMAELHKAIGDKDTATNYCLEGLKKAHNDRTREALEKELRALSGIS from the coding sequence ATGAACGGTGAGGCTGTACGAAAATCACTGAACCGTACGCGCAGCCGGATCAGGGAGAAGAATATGCCCCTCCGGGTACCCTTTGCCATGCAATCGCGCGAGCGGCTTGCCAGTGTGCACCAGGTGCTTTACCTCATGTTTACCGAAGGCTATAGTGCCACAAGGGGTGCCGAACTGCTTCGCCGCGACCTGTGTCTGGAGGCCCTGAGACAGGTAGCGGCGCTACTTCAGCAGCCAGACATAGCTAATGGCGCCACCCATGCCCTCTATGCCCTTATGCTATTCACGGTAGCCCGATTCGATGCCCGCACCGATAGCGAGGGAGGGATGATAGAGCTGGCCCGCCAGGACCGTAGCCTGTGGGACAGGAAGGTAATTCAAAGCGGCATAAGCCATTTCCTGGTGGCTAAAAAAGATAACCTTTGGGGACGATATCACTATGAGGCAGCCATTTTGTCACTGCATGCCACGGCGGCCCACTTTCACGAGACGGACTGGGAGGCCATCGTAAGGTTATACGATGCCTATCTTCAGGTAGATAACAGCCCGTTTGTAAGGCTTAACCGGGCCCTTGCCCTGCACTTTGGCGGCAATACGGCGACGGCACTGAAAGAAGCTAAGCAGCTTGATGAACTCAAAGACCATCTACAGTACCTTATCTCTATGGCAGAGTTACATAAAGCCATAGGTGATAAGGACACAGCTACAAACTATTGCCTGGAAGGGCTTAAGAAGGCTCATAATGACCGGACCAGAGAAGCTTTGGAGAAGGAATTAAGGGCCCTGTCTGGCATAAGTTGA
- a CDS encoding YciI family protein: MKNFMLLIREDLALTSSRSEEEMQAEIDEYTRWVESLSAEDLYVAGDPLAPEGRLMTGEEVQSDGPFIESKEAVTGYILIKARDLDHAVELSRGCPVFRYGGQLEVRPVFSY; the protein is encoded by the coding sequence ATGAAAAACTTTATGTTGCTCATACGTGAAGACCTGGCCCTTACCAGCTCTAGATCGGAAGAAGAAATGCAGGCAGAAATAGACGAATATACCCGCTGGGTAGAGTCCCTTTCTGCAGAGGACTTATATGTAGCCGGTGATCCGCTTGCCCCCGAAGGCCGTCTTATGACCGGCGAGGAGGTGCAATCCGATGGTCCCTTTATCGAATCTAAAGAAGCCGTGACAGGCTATATTCTTATTAAGGCCCGGGATCTGGACCATGCTGTGGAGCTAAGCAGGGGCTGTCCGGTGTTCCGCTATGGTGGCCAGCTCGAGGTTCGTCCCGTATTCTCATACTGA
- a CDS encoding gluconokinase, translating into MADLKPIIVVMGVSGSGKSLIGEKVAEALDLPFEDADDYHSKENIEKMKAKTALTDKDRSTWLEALSKVLAGMETLDGAVLACSALKKSYRQQLESKMKGEMILVYLQGPFDLIFSRIDSRKGHFMKKELLQSQFDTLEEPPEDEAIIVSVDQTPDEIVEEVLSLLPVESPPVKEGRSD; encoded by the coding sequence ATGGCTGATCTAAAACCGATAATTGTGGTAATGGGTGTGTCAGGCTCCGGCAAGTCACTGATAGGGGAAAAGGTAGCGGAAGCGCTGGACCTGCCCTTTGAGGATGCGGACGATTACCACTCTAAAGAGAACATAGAAAAGATGAAGGCCAAAACGGCACTGACGGACAAGGACCGCAGCACATGGCTTGAGGCACTCTCAAAAGTGCTGGCAGGGATGGAAACCCTGGATGGGGCAGTACTGGCCTGTTCAGCCCTGAAAAAAAGCTACCGGCAGCAGCTGGAAAGCAAGATGAAAGGAGAAATGATATTGGTATACCTGCAGGGGCCTTTTGATCTTATTTTTTCCAGAATCGATTCGCGCAAAGGGCATTTCATGAAGAAAGAATTGCTGCAGTCTCAATTTGACACGCTGGAAGAACCCCCGGAAGATGAAGCCATTATCGTGTCAGTAGACCAAACGCCCGATGAGATCGTCGAAGAGGTATTGTCCCTACTGCCGGTGGAAAGCCCCCCGGTGAAAGAGGGCCGTTCTGACTAG
- a CDS encoding VOC family protein, giving the protein MPESMFKGLRTTIYRVADMQEAVEWYAGLLGQPPYFNEPFYAGFNVGGFELGLQPYEEEVQQAKSRNVASYWSVDDIEDTFSQMQKHGAKAYEKPQDVGGGIKTATLLDPWGNLIGIIQEPPVVEASQRQDPGVTALGGIFFKSKDPDALKKWYEEMLGLSSGPYGTSFRWRKPGKGYGYTVWSVFSQKSDYFGAAEQSHMVNYRVKDLDGLLERLRAHGVDIPKEPESFDYGKFAWVTDPDGNRIELWEPDDGVYGKMGDEWAESH; this is encoded by the coding sequence ATGCCCGAATCGATGTTTAAAGGACTAAGAACCACCATATACCGGGTGGCTGATATGCAGGAGGCTGTAGAGTGGTATGCCGGGTTGCTGGGACAGCCTCCCTATTTTAATGAGCCCTTCTACGCCGGCTTTAATGTAGGGGGCTTTGAGCTGGGCCTGCAGCCTTATGAAGAAGAAGTACAGCAGGCAAAAAGCCGTAATGTAGCCAGTTACTGGTCTGTGGATGATATAGAGGATACCTTTTCACAGATGCAAAAGCACGGCGCTAAGGCTTACGAAAAACCGCAGGATGTAGGAGGGGGGATCAAAACTGCCACTCTCCTGGACCCATGGGGTAACCTGATCGGTATCATACAGGAGCCGCCGGTGGTAGAGGCCAGCCAGCGCCAGGATCCAGGCGTAACGGCCCTGGGCGGGATCTTTTTTAAGAGCAAAGATCCTGATGCGCTTAAAAAGTGGTATGAGGAGATGCTGGGCCTGAGTTCAGGGCCGTACGGTACCTCTTTTCGGTGGCGCAAACCGGGCAAGGGTTATGGCTATACCGTATGGTCAGTATTCAGCCAAAAGTCTGATTATTTTGGAGCTGCTGAACAATCCCATATGGTAAACTACCGGGTAAAGGACCTGGACGGCCTGCTTGAAAGATTACGGGCCCATGGGGTCGACATACCGAAAGAGCCTGAGTCATTTGACTACGGTAAGTTTGCCTGGGTAACAGACCCTGATGGCAACCGCATAGAACTGTGGGAGCCTGATGACGGGGTATACGGGAAGATGGGGGACGAATGGGCGGAATCTCACTGA
- a CDS encoding sulfite exporter TauE/SafE family protein, whose product MTLVPAFIIGFAGSLHCVGMCGPLALAVPAGSIRTGRWLLHRTAYQAGRLLVYALLGALIALAGQGAAFAGWQKALSIGAGMFLLLLAVLPAQMERLASGNGRVAALISRLRKKLSVLIKAGGWKASATLGALNGLLPCGLVYAGLAGALLTGSALNGALWMLAFGLGTLPAMILVLTSGNLLLARFRPQVRKVMPLTAGLLGVVLIIRGLELGVPYLSPLLEWTTRSIPVCGG is encoded by the coding sequence ATGACTCTGGTGCCTGCCTTTATCATCGGATTTGCCGGTAGCCTGCACTGCGTAGGCATGTGCGGCCCCCTTGCTCTGGCTGTGCCTGCCGGCTCTATCCGGACAGGTCGCTGGCTGCTACACCGTACAGCCTATCAGGCCGGCCGCCTCCTTGTTTATGCTTTACTGGGGGCGCTTATAGCCCTGGCAGGGCAGGGGGCCGCCTTTGCCGGCTGGCAAAAGGCGCTTTCTATCGGGGCAGGAATGTTTCTTTTACTACTAGCTGTATTACCTGCTCAGATGGAGCGCCTTGCCTCCGGTAACGGGCGTGTGGCGGCACTCATTTCCCGGTTACGAAAAAAACTTTCTGTGCTTATTAAAGCCGGAGGATGGAAAGCAAGCGCTACCCTTGGGGCTTTGAATGGTCTGCTACCCTGTGGCCTTGTTTATGCCGGACTGGCAGGAGCTCTGCTCACAGGCTCTGCCCTGAATGGGGCCTTATGGATGCTGGCATTTGGCCTGGGTACGCTGCCGGCCATGATCCTTGTGCTCACCTCCGGCAACCTGCTCCTGGCCCGGTTCAGGCCACAGGTGCGCAAGGTGATGCCCCTTACGGCTGGCCTCCTTGGCGTAGTGCTTATAATAAGAGGCCTGGAGCTGGGCGTGCCTTACCTGAGCCCCCTACTGGAATGGACCACCCGCAGCATACCTGTTTGCGGGGGCTGA
- a CDS encoding sigma-70 family RNA polymerase sigma factor, with protein MSSSALHTEVDRLYRTHYGSLTASLSAFFRLANLELAEDVVQNAFMAALRAWEKDGLPREPVAWLYRTCRNMAINELRRKQPLSAPAGRVSALPIPADDARLRQTFLQNEINDNRLRLLFATCHPDFAPRARLILTLKTLGGLKRKRLARR; from the coding sequence ATGTCCTCATCTGCACTGCATACTGAGGTAGACAGGCTGTATCGTACCCACTACGGCAGCCTTACCGCTTCTCTGTCGGCCTTCTTCCGTCTGGCAAACCTGGAGCTGGCCGAAGATGTGGTGCAGAATGCCTTCATGGCGGCCCTCCGTGCATGGGAAAAGGATGGGCTGCCCCGCGAGCCGGTCGCCTGGCTATACCGTACATGCCGTAACATGGCTATTAACGAGTTGCGAAGAAAGCAGCCCCTATCAGCACCGGCAGGCCGGGTTTCGGCTCTGCCGATACCGGCTGACGATGCGCGTCTGCGGCAGACCTTCCTGCAAAATGAGATCAATGACAACCGCCTCCGTCTGCTTTTTGCCACCTGCCACCCGGATTTTGCTCCCAGGGCCAGGCTCATCCTTACGCTGAAAACGCTTGGGGGCTTAAAACGGAAGAGATTGGCCAGGCGCTGA
- the hemN gene encoding oxygen-independent coproporphyrinogen III oxidase: MNTSLIRKYNVPGPRYTSYPTVPYWDETPPTEWEWKQHVKASFLRDKSISLYIHLPFCESLCTYCGCNTRITVNHKVEVPYLETVLKEWRMYRELLGEAPVLRELHLGGGTPTFFSPENLEKLITGILNDCIVPDQAEFGFEGHPNNTNYAHLQTLYSLGFRRVSFGIQDFDLKVQKMINRVQPYDRVKQVTEWAREIGYTSVNFDLIYGLPLQTSESVRETIRLTNTLRPDRIAYYSYAHVPWVKPGQRRYTEADLPSNETKRHLYEIGKSMFEKNGYAEIGMDHFALPEDSLAQAMSKGELHRNFMGYTTQATGMMIGLGASSISDTWTAFAQNLKKVEAYKEAVTEGRFPVFRGHLLTEEDLVLRRHILNLMCRFKTGWQKENSENVYLQGVGDRLRELAMDGLLRVEKDSISIPERGKPFVRNICMAFDARLWRKQPETQVFSSTV, encoded by the coding sequence ATGAATACCTCGCTTATAAGAAAATACAATGTGCCCGGCCCACGCTACACCAGCTACCCTACGGTACCCTACTGGGACGAGACACCCCCTACAGAATGGGAATGGAAGCAGCATGTAAAGGCCTCATTTCTGAGAGACAAAAGCATCAGTCTCTACATTCATCTGCCCTTTTGCGAGAGCCTTTGTACCTATTGCGGGTGCAATACCCGTATCACAGTGAACCATAAGGTAGAGGTGCCCTACCTGGAGACCGTCCTGAAGGAGTGGCGCATGTACCGCGAACTGCTGGGGGAGGCACCGGTACTGCGTGAGCTGCATCTCGGTGGCGGCACACCCACCTTTTTCTCTCCTGAAAACCTGGAAAAGCTTATTACTGGTATTCTTAATGACTGCATTGTGCCAGACCAGGCTGAGTTCGGCTTCGAAGGCCATCCTAATAATACTAATTACGCCCACTTACAGACTCTTTATAGCCTTGGCTTCAGGCGGGTAAGCTTTGGCATACAGGACTTTGATCTCAAGGTGCAGAAGATGATAAACAGGGTGCAGCCCTATGACAGGGTAAAGCAGGTGACTGAGTGGGCGAGAGAGATAGGCTATACCTCGGTAAACTTTGACCTCATATACGGTCTGCCTCTGCAGACCTCTGAAAGCGTGAGGGAGACCATACGGCTTACGAATACCCTGCGGCCCGACCGCATTGCTTACTACAGCTACGCCCATGTGCCCTGGGTAAAGCCTGGCCAGCGCCGCTATACCGAGGCGGACCTGCCCTCTAATGAGACCAAGCGACACCTGTACGAAATAGGTAAGAGCATGTTTGAGAAGAACGGCTATGCAGAGATAGGCATGGACCACTTTGCCCTGCCTGAAGACAGCCTGGCACAGGCCATGAGCAAGGGAGAGCTCCACCGCAATTTCATGGGCTATACCACACAGGCCACCGGTATGATGATCGGCCTGGGGGCCTCTTCCATCTCAGATACCTGGACGGCCTTTGCTCAGAATCTGAAGAAGGTAGAGGCGTACAAGGAAGCAGTAACCGAAGGCCGTTTTCCCGTCTTCAGAGGGCATCTTCTCACTGAAGAAGACCTGGTTCTTCGCCGTCATATACTTAACCTGATGTGCCGGTTTAAAACAGGCTGGCAGAAGGAGAATAGTGAAAATGTCTATCTGCAGGGAGTGGGAGACAGGCTGCGGGAGCTGGCAATGGACGGGCTGTTGCGCGTGGAAAAGGACTCCATCTCCATACCGGAGCGGGGCAAGCCCTTTGTGCGGAATATCTGTATGGCATTTGATGCCCGCCTCTGGCGAAAACAGCCGGAAACACAGGTATTCAGCTCTACTGTATAA